In bacterium, a single genomic region encodes these proteins:
- the murG gene encoding undecaprenyldiphospho-muramoylpentapeptide beta-N-acetylglucosaminyltransferase, whose product MGAPMNIMLAGGGTGGHVYPALALAEAFQRHDPATRLVFVGSGGGMEARLVPASGIPFVGLAVRPPRSLAPLRVAWSGATAVLSLGQAVGAVARFRPAAVIATGGIAALPPVLAAAVLNAPVVVLEGNAVPGRTNRILARYSRVVAVASEAAASRLPAGRTAVTGLPVRREVLAATRDDGLRAFGLAPDRRTVLVVGGSQGAARLNRAVEEAVGRLAPRRDLQILHQIGRGWSGAAPDRPAPARADGVGYVRLPYLERIGAAYACADLVVSRCGANALAEITACGLPSILVPYPYAADDHQSHNAAPLVAAGAASLLRDEALTGEALAGEITALVDAPPRLRAMAAASRGQGRPDAAERIVALVERIAHPVREEVCG is encoded by the coding sequence GTGGGCGCGCCCATGAACATCATGCTGGCCGGCGGGGGGACGGGGGGCCACGTCTACCCGGCGCTGGCCCTGGCCGAGGCGTTCCAGCGGCACGATCCCGCGACCCGTCTCGTGTTTGTGGGGAGCGGGGGAGGGATGGAAGCGCGCCTGGTGCCGGCGTCCGGCATTCCCTTTGTCGGCCTGGCCGTCCGGCCGCCGAGGAGCCTGGCGCCGCTCCGGGTGGCCTGGTCCGGAGCGACCGCCGTCCTCAGCCTGGGGCAGGCGGTGGGGGCGGTGGCGCGGTTTCGGCCCGCCGCGGTGATCGCCACCGGCGGGATCGCCGCGCTCCCTCCGGTGCTGGCGGCCGCCGTCCTCAACGCGCCGGTCGTGGTGCTCGAGGGCAACGCGGTCCCCGGTCGGACGAACCGGATCCTGGCGCGGTACAGCCGGGTGGTGGCGGTGGCGTCCGAGGCCGCCGCGTCGCGCCTGCCGGCCGGGCGCACGGCGGTGACCGGGCTGCCGGTCCGGCGGGAGGTGCTCGCGGCGACGCGCGACGACGGCCTGCGCGCGTTTGGGCTCGCCCCCGATCGGCGGACGGTCCTGGTGGTCGGGGGCAGCCAGGGGGCCGCCCGGTTGAACCGGGCGGTGGAAGAGGCGGTGGGGCGCCTCGCCCCGCGCCGGGATCTGCAGATCCTCCATCAGATCGGTCGGGGGTGGAGCGGGGCGGCGCCCGATCGGCCGGCGCCGGCGCGGGCCGATGGAGTCGGATACGTGCGCCTGCCCTACCTCGAGCGGATCGGCGCGGCCTACGCGTGCGCCGATCTCGTGGTCAGCCGGTGCGGCGCCAACGCGCTCGCCGAGATCACCGCGTGCGGCCTGCCGTCGATCCTCGTCCCGTATCCCTACGCGGCCGACGACCACCAGTCGCACAACGCCGCCCCGCTGGTTGCCGCCGGCGCGGCGAGCCTGCTGCGCGACGAGGCGCTCACCGGCGAGGCGCTGGCCGGCGAGATCACGGCGCTGGTCGATGCGCCGCCGCGGCTCCGGGCGATGGCCGCGGCCTCGCGCGGCCAGGGGCGGCCGGACGCCGCGGAGCGGATCGTGGCGCTCGTGGAGCGAATCGCCCACCCGGTCCGCGAGGAGGTGTGCGGATGA
- the ftsW gene encoding putative lipid II flippase FtsW: MDLIHRRGPAWGLFVIALGLTCVGVVMVYSASSVAAQAQFHDGAFFLKRQLIYAVIGLGAMSVAWHVHYLRLRRWTIPLLALAIAAVILVLFPHIGRVAGGARRWLSLGGVFNFQPAELAKLATILYLSNFLANRGERVREFGAGLLPPLIVFLVLGAAILKQPDLGSVLVLGLITVVMLFLGGARVWHLLLVSAAAVPLGLVVILRESYRSSRLLAFLDPWKDPRGTGFHIIQSLLALGSGGLVGLGLGHSQQKFFYLPERHTDFIFAIIGEELGLVGTTAIILLFVLVVVWGYRIASRIPDRFGMLLTSGLVTMLVGQAALNIGVVSGAVPVTGVPLPFISFGGSSLVFSFLAIGILLNLSQYAHRPEPVAAERPPSKPRRAAWARP; the protein is encoded by the coding sequence ATGGACCTGATCCACCGCCGCGGACCGGCGTGGGGGCTCTTTGTCATCGCGCTCGGGCTGACCTGCGTCGGCGTCGTGATGGTCTACAGCGCGAGTTCGGTCGCGGCCCAGGCTCAGTTCCACGACGGCGCCTTCTTCCTGAAGCGCCAGCTCATCTACGCGGTCATCGGGCTCGGCGCGATGTCGGTGGCGTGGCACGTCCACTACCTCAGGCTCCGGCGGTGGACGATCCCGCTGCTCGCCCTCGCCATCGCCGCGGTGATCCTCGTGCTCTTCCCCCACATCGGCCGGGTCGCCGGCGGCGCGCGCCGGTGGCTGTCGCTGGGGGGCGTCTTCAACTTCCAGCCCGCGGAGCTGGCGAAGCTCGCGACGATCCTCTACCTCAGCAACTTCCTCGCCAACCGCGGCGAGCGGGTCCGCGAGTTTGGGGCGGGGCTGCTTCCGCCGCTGATCGTCTTCCTGGTTCTCGGCGCCGCGATCCTCAAGCAGCCCGACCTGGGCTCGGTGCTCGTGCTGGGGCTCATCACCGTGGTGATGCTGTTCTTGGGGGGGGCGCGCGTCTGGCACCTGCTGCTCGTGAGCGCGGCCGCGGTCCCGCTGGGGCTGGTCGTCATCCTGCGCGAGTCCTACCGCAGCAGCCGGCTGCTGGCCTTCCTCGATCCCTGGAAGGACCCGCGCGGCACGGGGTTTCACATCATCCAGTCGCTCCTCGCCCTGGGCTCCGGGGGGCTCGTCGGCCTCGGGCTCGGCCACAGCCAGCAGAAGTTCTTCTACCTGCCGGAGCGCCACACCGACTTCATCTTCGCGATCATCGGCGAGGAGCTCGGGCTGGTGGGCACCACCGCGATCATCCTGCTGTTCGTCCTCGTGGTCGTCTGGGGATACCGCATCGCGTCGCGGATCCCCGACCGCTTCGGGATGCTGCTGACCTCCGGCCTGGTGACGATGCTGGTGGGCCAGGCGGCGCTGAACATCGGCGTCGTCTCCGGCGCGGTCCCCGTGACCGGCGTGCCGCTCCCGTTCATCAGCTTCGGCGGATCCTCGCTCGTCTTCAGCTTTCTCGCCATCGGCATCCTGCTGAACCTCTCCCAGTACGCCCATCGCCCCGAGCCGGTCGCGGCGGAGCGGCCGCCCTCCAAGCCGCGGCGCGCGGCGTGGGCGCGCCCATGA
- the murD gene encoding UDP-N-acetylmuramoyl-L-alanine--D-glutamate ligase has protein sequence MIADVLRRLSGKRIHVIGLAGTEGSTVVEFLLDRGMTSITAHDLETREGFPDAFRRYHAWMAPAAQAAAIQRLLAAPIERRFGDRYLDGLDGAEIIYAGQAWFRHPENQPVARARDRGVPLSSMTALFFETVPCPILGVTGTNGKFTVVHLAAQMLEESGRRTFVTGNDRTHVPILSRLAEVTPEAVLVLEISNRQLVGLPYSPKIAVLTNLAPHHLDDHGSFEAYVRVKAGIFAHQRAGDWAILNADDPQSRALASECRGRVLTFSRLGAVEEGACVVDGQITVRLGGREDRLIAARDLAVPGAHALENALAAALAARAAGASPAAAGRVLRAFRGLPYRMRLAAEIAGVRYYEDSLATNPTAAAAAISAFEGPLVLIAGGQRPGGQAEDFRPMAAALARRPVRAVLLIGAMAPRIREALEAAGVQDPVVECGTLAGAVRAAREVARAGDVVTLSPGCESFDQFRDYRDRGDQYLALVGALAGEATSGVGGAGRWT, from the coding sequence GTGATCGCCGACGTCCTCCGGCGGCTGAGCGGGAAGCGCATCCACGTGATCGGCCTCGCCGGCACGGAAGGGAGCACCGTCGTCGAGTTCCTCCTGGACCGCGGGATGACGTCGATCACCGCGCACGATCTCGAGACGCGCGAAGGGTTTCCGGACGCCTTCCGCCGCTACCACGCCTGGATGGCCCCGGCCGCGCAGGCGGCGGCGATCCAGCGGCTGCTCGCCGCGCCGATCGAGCGGCGGTTCGGCGATCGATACCTGGACGGGTTGGACGGGGCGGAGATCATCTACGCCGGCCAGGCGTGGTTCCGGCATCCAGAGAACCAGCCGGTGGCCCGCGCGCGGGATCGCGGCGTGCCGCTCAGCAGCATGACCGCGCTGTTCTTCGAGACCGTCCCCTGCCCGATCCTCGGCGTCACGGGCACGAACGGGAAGTTCACGGTGGTCCACCTCGCGGCGCAGATGCTCGAGGAGAGCGGGCGGCGGACGTTCGTGACCGGCAACGATCGCACCCACGTGCCGATCCTCTCCCGGCTGGCGGAGGTGACGCCGGAGGCGGTCCTCGTCCTGGAGATCAGCAACCGCCAGCTGGTGGGGCTGCCGTACAGCCCGAAGATCGCGGTGCTCACCAACCTCGCGCCGCACCACCTCGACGATCACGGCTCGTTCGAGGCGTACGTGCGGGTGAAGGCCGGCATCTTCGCCCATCAGCGGGCCGGGGACTGGGCCATTCTGAACGCCGACGACCCGCAGTCCCGGGCACTTGCCTCCGAGTGCCGGGGGCGGGTCCTCACCTTCAGCCGCCTGGGGGCGGTGGAAGAGGGGGCGTGCGTCGTCGACGGGCAGATCACGGTCCGGCTGGGGGGGAGGGAGGACCGGCTGATCGCGGCGCGCGACCTTGCGGTCCCCGGCGCGCACGCGCTCGAGAACGCCCTCGCCGCGGCCCTCGCCGCGCGGGCGGCGGGCGCGAGCCCGGCGGCGGCGGGTAGGGTCCTGCGGGCCTTCCGGGGGCTGCCCTACCGGATGCGGCTCGCCGCGGAGATCGCTGGGGTCCGGTACTATGAGGATTCGCTGGCCACCAACCCCACCGCGGCGGCCGCCGCGATTTCCGCGTTTGAGGGGCCGCTGGTGCTGATCGCTGGCGGACAGCGCCCGGGTGGGCAGGCGGAGGACTTCCGCCCGATGGCCGCGGCGCTTGCTCGGCGGCCGGTGCGCGCGGTCCTGTTGATCGGCGCGATGGCACCGCGGATCCGGGAGGCGCTCGAGGCCGCCGGCGTCCAGGACCCCGTGGTCGAGTGCGGCACGCTCGCGGGGGCGGTCCGCGCGGCGCGCGAGGTCGCGCGGGCGGGGGACGTGGTGACGCTCTCCCCGGGGTGCGAGAGCTTCGACCAGTTCCGCGACTACCGCGATCGGGGCGATCAGTACCTGGCGCTGGTGGGGGCGCTCGCCGGCGAGGCCACATCCGGGGTGGGAGGGGCCGGACGATGGACCTGA
- the mraY gene encoding phospho-N-acetylmuramoyl-pentapeptide-transferase has product MTPFLAAGGIAAALTLVGGGPVIGWLRGVGAVQAIRADAPARHGEKAGTPTMGGVLIIGAAVVSALGVGLAALGAPPDLLIALGVIVVFAAIGGADDAIGIARGRNLGLRAREKLLLQIPAPLLLGAYAVAHPHLGSALAVPGTHLSVTLGWGYPLFAMLLVVGMANAVNLTDGLDGLAAGSVAIAALALGVLAARAGAAPVGVLCAAVAGAALGFLWFNAHPAGVFMGDVGSQALGAALAVAAILAKMELAALIVGGVFVAEAVSVILQVTSFRTTGRRLFRMSPVHHHCELLGWTETQTVVRFWVCGALLAAIGMGLGA; this is encoded by the coding sequence GTGACGCCGTTTCTGGCCGCGGGAGGCATCGCCGCGGCGCTGACGCTCGTGGGGGGCGGTCCGGTGATCGGCTGGCTCCGCGGGGTGGGCGCCGTCCAGGCGATCCGGGCGGACGCCCCGGCCCGGCACGGGGAGAAGGCCGGCACGCCGACGATGGGTGGGGTGTTGATCATCGGCGCGGCCGTCGTGTCCGCGCTGGGCGTCGGGCTGGCGGCCCTGGGAGCCCCGCCCGACCTCCTGATCGCGCTCGGGGTGATCGTGGTGTTTGCCGCGATCGGCGGCGCCGACGACGCCATCGGGATCGCCCGCGGCCGCAACCTGGGGCTGCGGGCGCGGGAGAAGCTGCTGCTCCAGATCCCGGCCCCGCTGCTGCTCGGCGCCTACGCCGTGGCCCACCCGCATTTGGGGTCGGCGCTGGCCGTGCCGGGGACGCACCTGTCGGTGACGCTGGGCTGGGGGTATCCGCTCTTCGCCATGCTGCTCGTCGTCGGCATGGCCAATGCCGTCAACCTCACCGACGGGCTCGATGGGCTGGCCGCGGGCAGCGTCGCCATCGCCGCCCTGGCCCTCGGGGTCCTCGCCGCGCGGGCGGGGGCGGCGCCGGTCGGCGTCCTCTGCGCCGCGGTGGCGGGGGCGGCGCTCGGCTTTCTCTGGTTCAACGCGCACCCGGCGGGGGTGTTCATGGGGGACGTCGGGTCGCAGGCCCTCGGCGCCGCGCTGGCGGTGGCCGCGATCCTGGCGAAGATGGAGCTCGCGGCGCTGATCGTGGGCGGCGTGTTTGTCGCCGAGGCCGTCTCGGTGATCCTTCAGGTGACCTCGTTTAGGACGACGGGCCGCCGCCTGTTCCGGATGAGCCCCGTCCACCACCACTGCGAGCTGCTGGGGTGGACGGAAACGCAGACGGTGGTGCGGTTCTGGGTGTGCGGCGCGCTGCTGGCGGCGATCGGGATGGGGTTGGGCGCGTGA
- the murF gene encoding UDP-N-acetylmuramoyl-tripeptide--D-alanyl-D-alanine ligase, which yields MGAPMEEEIAGATALTAAEVAALVGGTLASGEGGTPLAGVAIDSRAVAPGMLFVALTGTRTDGHRYVGEALRRGAGGALVSQPVPGAPRAAAIILVPDALRAFHRLARGIRDRRTLRVVGITGSVGKTSTKEMAAAVSGQRFRTARTPENWNTELGVPLVLANLPADCEVAVLELAMRGPGQIRELVEISGPNIGVITNVGESHMDFFPSREALAAAKGELLEGLPAGGVAVLNAEDPLAMSLAPRTRARILSFGGRDGDVRASAVEVRPERGSRFRLHTPSGDVPVALGVPGSHSILNALAAAAVGVALGVGPEAIARGLAEARPLPRRLEPLRVGGITLLNDVYNSSPQSMHAAFDALEEIEGAPRIAVLGDMKELGVHAVEAHERVGREAARRRIDLLIAFGPLAATLAAAARAAGGPRVVHTDDPDAVVALLRAELIPGAVALIKGSRAMEMERIIEALRRPEPTRAPGKGSGA from the coding sequence ATGGGCGCGCCGATGGAGGAGGAAATCGCGGGTGCGACCGCGCTGACCGCAGCCGAGGTGGCCGCGCTCGTCGGCGGCACCCTCGCCAGCGGCGAGGGCGGGACGCCGCTCGCCGGCGTCGCGATCGACAGCCGGGCCGTGGCGCCGGGGATGCTGTTCGTCGCGCTGACCGGCACCCGCACCGACGGGCACCGCTACGTCGGCGAGGCGCTGCGCCGCGGCGCCGGGGGGGCGCTGGTGTCCCAGCCCGTGCCGGGCGCGCCGCGTGCGGCGGCGATCATCCTCGTTCCCGACGCCCTGCGTGCTTTTCACCGACTGGCCAGGGGCATCCGCGACCGAAGGACGCTTCGGGTCGTGGGCATCACCGGCAGCGTGGGGAAGACCTCGACCAAGGAGATGGCGGCCGCCGTGTCCGGGCAGCGGTTTCGCACCGCCCGCACCCCGGAAAACTGGAACACCGAACTCGGGGTGCCGCTCGTGCTGGCCAACCTGCCCGCGGACTGCGAGGTGGCGGTGCTCGAATTGGCGATGCGCGGGCCGGGACAGATCCGCGAGCTCGTCGAGATCTCCGGTCCGAACATCGGCGTGATCACCAACGTCGGCGAGTCGCACATGGATTTCTTCCCCAGCCGCGAGGCGCTGGCGGCCGCGAAAGGCGAGTTACTGGAAGGGCTGCCCGCCGGCGGCGTCGCGGTCCTCAACGCCGAGGATCCGCTGGCGATGTCGCTGGCCCCGCGCACCCGAGCCCGGATCCTCTCCTTCGGGGGCCGGGACGGCGACGTCCGCGCCTCGGCGGTCGAGGTGCGGCCCGAACGCGGCAGCCGGTTTCGCCTGCACACGCCGTCGGGCGATGTGCCGGTCGCGCTGGGGGTGCCCGGCAGCCACTCCATCCTGAACGCGCTCGCCGCCGCGGCGGTGGGCGTCGCCCTGGGGGTCGGCCCGGAGGCGATCGCGCGCGGGCTGGCGGAGGCGCGGCCGCTGCCGCGCCGGCTGGAACCGCTGCGGGTGGGCGGGATCACCCTGCTCAACGATGTCTACAACAGCAGCCCGCAATCGATGCACGCGGCCTTCGACGCCCTGGAGGAGATCGAGGGCGCGCCGCGGATCGCGGTGCTGGGCGACATGAAGGAGCTCGGCGTCCACGCCGTCGAGGCCCACGAGCGGGTCGGCCGCGAGGCGGCCCGTCGGCGGATCGACCTCCTCATCGCCTTCGGCCCGCTGGCCGCGACCCTCGCGGCGGCGGCCCGGGCCGCGGGCGGGCCGCGGGTGGTGCACACCGACGACCCCGACGCCGTGGTGGCGCTCCTGCGGGCCGAGCTGATCCCGGGTGCGGTCGCGTTGATCAAGGGCTCGCGGGCGATGGAGATGGAGCGGATCATCGAAGCCCTCCGCCGGCCGGAGCCGACGCGCGCGCCGGGGAAGGGGAGCGGGGCGTGA
- a CDS encoding UDP-N-acetylmuramoyl-L-alanyl-D-glutamate--2,6-diaminopimelate ligase, whose translation MRLTDLLAGTEPACSLQGPPDLEISGLAYNSNAVRPGDLFAAVRGFVHDGHRYAADAVRRGAAAVLVDHALPDLAVAQVVVPDTRPALAALAARFYGDPSRRLWVCGVTGTNGKTTTTYLINAVLSAAGHRTAVIGTIGVEANGVSVPFEMTTSTTPEAPDLQRLLADLCGAGVGDVAMEVTSHALELHRVASCRFRAGVFTNLTQDHLDFHGDLDRYRDVKARLFAMVDPDGACVVNADDPSAAAMAARSRARVVTYGIDADAEVRATDLSHEPNGTQFSVAWPGGRQRLALRLPGRFNVSNALAAFAVGLARGVSPDVIASALRTVAGVPGRCEVVDEGQPFAVLVDYAHTPDSLEKILRLAAQVTRGRRIVVFGCGGDRDRTKRPIMGRIGTDLADYAVFTSDNPRGEDPVAIIREIEAGAGDAGNFESIPDRRAAIERGIAVARPGDVVVIAGKGHEPYQILKDRIEVFDDRQVAREVLRARRGGVGVGR comes from the coding sequence ATGCGGTTGACCGATCTGCTCGCGGGGACGGAGCCGGCCTGCTCGCTACAAGGACCCCCCGACCTCGAGATCTCAGGGCTTGCCTACAACTCGAACGCGGTGCGCCCGGGCGACCTGTTCGCCGCGGTCCGGGGATTCGTCCACGACGGCCACCGCTACGCTGCCGATGCCGTCCGCCGCGGAGCCGCGGCGGTCCTCGTCGACCATGCGCTCCCCGATCTCGCGGTGGCCCAGGTCGTCGTGCCCGACACGCGCCCGGCCCTCGCCGCGCTGGCCGCGCGGTTCTACGGCGATCCGTCGCGGCGGCTGTGGGTGTGCGGGGTGACCGGCACCAACGGCAAGACGACCACGACCTATCTCATCAACGCGGTGTTGAGTGCCGCGGGTCACCGCACCGCGGTGATTGGGACGATCGGCGTCGAGGCGAACGGCGTCTCGGTGCCGTTCGAGATGACGACCTCCACCACGCCGGAGGCCCCCGACCTGCAGCGTCTGCTGGCCGACCTCTGCGGGGCGGGCGTGGGCGATGTGGCGATGGAGGTGACCTCGCACGCGCTGGAGCTGCACCGGGTCGCGTCGTGCCGGTTCCGCGCGGGGGTCTTCACGAATCTCACCCAGGATCACCTGGATTTCCACGGCGATCTGGACCGCTACCGCGACGTCAAAGCTCGGCTGTTCGCCATGGTCGATCCCGACGGCGCCTGCGTCGTGAACGCGGATGACCCCAGCGCGGCGGCGATGGCCGCCCGGAGCCGTGCGCGGGTCGTCACCTACGGGATCGACGCGGACGCGGAGGTCCGGGCGACCGATCTCTCCCACGAGCCGAACGGCACGCAGTTCTCGGTGGCCTGGCCGGGCGGTCGGCAGCGGCTGGCGCTGCGGCTGCCCGGACGGTTCAACGTGTCGAACGCCCTCGCCGCGTTCGCCGTGGGGCTGGCGCGCGGTGTATCGCCGGACGTGATCGCCTCGGCGCTGCGGACGGTGGCGGGGGTGCCGGGGCGGTGCGAGGTGGTGGACGAGGGCCAGCCGTTCGCCGTCCTCGTCGACTACGCGCACACTCCGGACAGCCTGGAGAAGATCCTGCGCCTGGCGGCGCAGGTGACCCGGGGCCGCCGGATCGTGGTATTCGGCTGCGGCGGGGACCGCGATCGGACCAAGCGGCCGATCATGGGGCGGATCGGCACCGACCTGGCTGACTACGCCGTGTTCACGTCGGATAATCCGCGGGGCGAAGATCCCGTGGCAATCATCCGCGAGATCGAGGCGGGGGCCGGCGACGCGGGCAACTTCGAGAGTATCCCGGATCGACGCGCCGCGATCGAACGCGGGATCGCCGTCGCCCGGCCGGGCGACGTGGTGGTGATCGCCGGCAAGGGGCACGAGCCGTACCAGATTCTGAAGGACCGGATCGAGGTCTTCGACGACCGGCAGGTCGCGCGCGAGGTGCTGCGGGCGCGCCGGGGCGGGGTGGGAGTCGGACGCTGA
- a CDS encoding penicillin-binding transpeptidase domain-containing protein produces MTPRAAPAAQDASRWRLIVVFVAWVVAFGLLFGRLVDLQVVRARSLQRLAISQQLESLKLPGRRGDIVDRAGRRLAVNIFVDSIYAIPRAIPDPAAFAREVAPALHLTPAEVELQLRRGGPYFTWLARRQSPETVEAVRALQLGDAVGVLPEARRVYPAGPLAASVIGFAGTDDAGLAGLELEYDGILRGVEGIGSAHRDAIGRELVQTQRILTPARDGDTLVLTLDEMIQHIAERELARAVQSASAQGGTAIVMDPTTGAILALATYPTFDPNRFQAVPSASWKDRAVSDVYEPGSTFKLILAAAALSSHAVRSQEKFPDPGKIRINGATIHDAEPPEHSPLNLAEIVKYSSNVGAAQVATRVGKQRLYGYILRFGFGHPTGIDLPGEGAGIIRPTSQWLGPSLQNIGFGQGISVTPIQLLVAASAFATGGLAVHPHVVEAIRDAAGHPIDTPGALPPHPVIEPRVADEVLAMMREVVAGGTGTNARLAGYTVAGKTGTAQRPSPTGGYEPGAYVSSFVGMVPIPSPRLAILVIVDRPRGVYFGGDVAAPAFREIARQVLWYLRVPPAESPE; encoded by the coding sequence ATGACCCCCCGGGCCGCGCCCGCCGCACAGGACGCGTCACGGTGGCGGCTGATCGTGGTCTTCGTGGCGTGGGTGGTCGCGTTCGGGCTGCTCTTCGGTCGCCTGGTCGACCTGCAGGTGGTCCGGGCGCGCAGCCTGCAGCGGCTGGCGATCAGCCAGCAGCTGGAGTCGCTGAAGCTGCCGGGACGACGCGGGGACATCGTCGACCGCGCCGGGCGGCGGCTGGCCGTCAATATTTTCGTCGACTCCATCTACGCGATTCCCCGGGCGATCCCGGACCCCGCGGCCTTCGCGCGGGAGGTGGCGCCCGCGCTCCATCTGACCCCGGCGGAGGTAGAGCTCCAGCTGCGGAGGGGCGGCCCGTATTTTACCTGGCTGGCCCGCCGCCAATCCCCTGAGACGGTTGAGGCCGTTCGCGCGCTCCAGCTCGGGGACGCGGTCGGGGTTCTCCCCGAGGCCCGCCGCGTCTACCCCGCCGGGCCGCTCGCGGCGAGCGTGATCGGATTCGCGGGCACGGACGACGCCGGCCTGGCCGGTCTCGAGCTGGAGTACGACGGCATCCTGCGCGGGGTCGAGGGGATCGGCTCGGCCCACCGCGACGCCATCGGCCGTGAGCTCGTGCAGACGCAGCGCATCCTCACGCCGGCGCGCGACGGGGACACGCTCGTCCTGACCTTGGACGAGATGATCCAGCACATCGCCGAGCGCGAGCTGGCCCGAGCGGTGCAATCCGCCAGCGCCCAGGGCGGCACCGCGATCGTGATGGACCCCACCACCGGGGCGATCCTTGCGCTGGCGACGTATCCCACCTTCGACCCGAACCGGTTCCAGGCGGTCCCCTCCGCCAGCTGGAAGGACCGGGCCGTCTCCGACGTCTACGAGCCGGGGTCGACGTTCAAGCTGATCTTGGCCGCGGCGGCGCTGAGCAGCCACGCGGTCCGCTCGCAGGAGAAGTTTCCCGATCCCGGCAAGATCCGGATTAACGGCGCCACGATCCACGACGCCGAGCCGCCCGAGCACAGCCCGCTCAACCTGGCGGAGATCGTGAAGTACTCGAGCAACGTGGGCGCCGCCCAGGTCGCCACCCGGGTGGGGAAGCAGCGGCTGTACGGGTACATCCTGCGGTTTGGGTTCGGGCACCCCACCGGGATCGATCTCCCGGGGGAGGGGGCGGGGATCATCCGGCCGACGAGCCAGTGGCTGGGACCTTCCCTGCAGAACATCGGGTTCGGCCAGGGCATCTCCGTCACGCCGATCCAGCTCCTCGTCGCCGCCTCGGCGTTTGCCACCGGCGGGCTCGCCGTCCACCCGCACGTCGTGGAGGCGATCCGCGACGCGGCGGGGCACCCGATCGATACGCCCGGCGCGCTCCCCCCGCACCCGGTGATCGAGCCCCGGGTGGCCGACGAAGTGCTGGCGATGATGCGGGAGGTGGTGGCGGGGGGAACCGGGACCAACGCCCGCCTGGCGGGGTACACGGTGGCCGGCAAGACCGGGACCGCCCAGCGCCCCAGCCCCACGGGAGGGTACGAGCCCGGCGCCTACGTCTCGTCGTTTGTGGGGATGGTCCCGATCCCGTCCCCCCGGCTCGCCATCTTGGTGATTGTGGATCGGCCGCGGGGGGTATATTTCGGGGGGGACGTGGCCGCTCCGGCGTTCCGCGAGATCGCCCGGCAGGTGTTGTGGTATCTGCGCGTGCCGCCGGCCGAGTCCCCCGAATGA
- the rsmH gene encoding 16S rRNA (cytosine(1402)-N(4))-methyltransferase RsmH, with translation MNPTAGSRETSAHIPVLVDEVLAVLAPRPGAVIVDATIGDGGHAEALLERIAPAGRLIGLDRDADAVERAEDRLRRFGQNLVVRQASFAELNAVLDEMGAGLIDGVLFDLGVSSRQLFEPERGFSFDRQGPLDMRMDRGQTVTAAELVNTLHERDLADLIYRYGEERASRRIARQIVARRPITTTRDLVRAVESAMGGGRGRHHPATRTFQALRIATNQEVEALEAGLPQAIGRLRAGGRICAIAFHSIEDRIVKQTFARYARGCTCPPGVPVCVCGGRRLLRVITKKPVTPSLAEVRQNARARSARLRAAERLDEPFPQPAGGPAPLRGAA, from the coding sequence ATGAATCCGACAGCAGGGTCTCGTGAAACCTCAGCGCACATCCCGGTCCTGGTGGACGAGGTGCTCGCCGTGCTGGCGCCGCGCCCGGGGGCGGTGATCGTCGACGCCACCATCGGCGACGGGGGGCACGCCGAGGCGTTGCTGGAGCGGATCGCGCCGGCGGGGCGGCTGATTGGGCTGGATCGCGACGCCGACGCCGTGGAGCGGGCGGAGGATCGGCTGCGCCGGTTCGGCCAGAACCTCGTCGTGCGCCAGGCCAGTTTTGCCGAGCTGAATGCGGTGCTCGATGAGATGGGAGCGGGGTTGATCGACGGGGTGCTCTTCGACTTGGGGGTTTCGAGCCGGCAGCTCTTCGAGCCGGAGCGCGGGTTCAGCTTCGACCGTCAGGGCCCCCTGGACATGCGCATGGACCGCGGGCAGACGGTGACGGCCGCGGAGCTGGTGAACACCCTGCACGAGCGCGACCTGGCCGACCTCATCTACCGCTACGGGGAGGAGCGCGCGTCCCGCCGGATCGCCCGGCAGATCGTCGCCCGGCGGCCCATCACCACGACGCGCGACCTTGTGCGAGCGGTCGAGTCGGCGATGGGGGGCGGACGGGGGCGGCACCATCCCGCCACCCGGACGTTTCAGGCGCTGCGCATCGCGACGAACCAGGAGGTCGAGGCCCTCGAAGCCGGGCTCCCCCAGGCGATCGGCCGGCTCCGTGCCGGAGGGCGGATCTGCGCGATCGCCTTTCACTCCATCGAAGATCGGATTGTCAAGCAGACCTTCGCGCGGTACGCACGGGGGTGTACCTGTCCTCCGGGTGTGCCGGTGTGCGTGTGCGGCGGTCGACGTCTGCTGCGCGTGATCACGAAGAAGCCCGTCACCCCCTCGCTGGCCGAGGTGCGCCAAAACGCCCGGGCCCGGAGCGCCCGGCTTCGCGCGGCGGAGCGGCTGGACGAACCGTTTCCCCAGCCGGCGGGCGGCCCGGCGCCTTTGCGGGGGGCGGCATGA